A part of Deltaproteobacteria bacterium genomic DNA contains:
- a CDS encoding amidohydrolase family protein has product MRPLLRLAACLASFGLFACGVAEVQSTNLTPDLDVDDFHGSRACTTKSIPTYALHGTVLTPQGPVVGTVVVTNETITQVVPDGEPLPDGVTALETSGVISPGFIDLHNHVAYDFLPFWNSGKRWQNRYQWARATGYQSAVKNPYNAVKKANHLCEAQKYGEFRALVGGTTTIQGSNDLTCDRSWVRNVEYGMFCQDHVGEMVLPVTALTQSDADKLNAQFASGHTAAYLVHLAEGVDDSSRAEFDHLEALGLLQPQLVAIHGTALDATRLQKMGAAGMKLVWSPLSNLALYGQTTDIPTALSFGVKVALAPDWSPSGSANVLGEFKVADRVNRERFGGILSDYDLWQMVTANPADIAGVGDKLGRIAPGFTADLVVIRPQGVVDPADPYRSIIDAQPQDVLLTTIGGDPYYGDPTLLDQLGQAGTYTVLSSCDGELRGLRVQDPASGVPNASESLDQVNATFAGDQVSSVVPLYGCDAAPEWAFH; this is encoded by the coding sequence ATGCGTCCCCTCTTGCGGCTGGCGGCCTGCCTGGCCTCGTTCGGGCTCTTTGCCTGCGGGGTGGCCGAGGTGCAGAGCACGAACCTCACCCCAGACCTCGACGTGGACGACTTCCACGGTTCGCGGGCCTGCACCACCAAGAGCATCCCCACCTACGCGCTGCACGGCACGGTGCTCACGCCCCAGGGCCCGGTGGTGGGCACGGTGGTGGTGACCAACGAGACGATCACGCAGGTCGTCCCCGATGGCGAGCCGCTGCCCGATGGCGTCACCGCCCTGGAAACCTCCGGCGTGATCTCGCCCGGCTTCATCGACCTGCACAACCACGTGGCCTACGACTTCCTGCCCTTCTGGAACTCGGGCAAGCGGTGGCAGAACCGCTACCAGTGGGCGCGCGCGACCGGCTACCAGAGCGCGGTGAAGAACCCGTACAACGCGGTGAAGAAGGCCAACCACCTCTGCGAGGCCCAGAAGTACGGCGAGTTCCGCGCACTGGTGGGCGGCACCACCACCATCCAGGGCTCCAACGACCTCACCTGCGACCGCTCCTGGGTGCGCAACGTGGAGTACGGCATGTTCTGCCAGGACCACGTGGGCGAGATGGTGCTCCCTGTCACTGCGCTCACCCAGTCCGACGCGGACAAGCTCAACGCCCAGTTCGCCTCGGGCCACACGGCGGCGTACCTGGTGCATCTGGCAGAGGGCGTCGACGATTCGTCGCGCGCCGAGTTCGACCACCTCGAGGCCCTGGGCCTGCTCCAGCCGCAGCTGGTGGCCATCCACGGGACCGCGCTCGACGCCACCCGGCTGCAGAAGATGGGCGCCGCGGGCATGAAGCTGGTGTGGAGCCCGCTCTCGAACCTGGCGCTCTACGGCCAGACCACCGACATCCCCACCGCCCTGTCTTTTGGCGTGAAGGTGGCCCTGGCGCCGGACTGGTCGCCCTCGGGCAGCGCGAACGTGCTCGGCGAGTTCAAGGTGGCCGACCGGGTGAACCGCGAGCGCTTCGGCGGGATCCTCAGCGACTATGACCTCTGGCAGATGGTCACCGCGAACCCGGCAGACATCGCCGGCGTGGGCGATAAGCTGGGCCGGATCGCACCGGGCTTCACCGCGGATCTCGTGGTGATCCGGCCGCAGGGCGTGGTGGATCCGGCGGATCCGTATCGCTCCATCATCGACGCCCAGCCGCAGGACGTGCTGCTCACCACCATCGGCGGCGATCCGTACTACGGCGATCCCACGCTGCTGGATCAACTCGGCCAGGCGGGTACGTACACCGTGCTCTCCAGCTGCGACGGCGAGCTGCGCGGCCTGCGGGTGCAGGACCCGGCCTCAGGCGTGCCCAACGCCAGCGAGAGCCTGGACCAGGTGAACGCGACCTTCGCCGGTGACCAGGTCTCGAGCGTGGTCCCGCTCTACGGCTGTGATGCAGCCCCCGAATGGGCGTTCCACTAG
- the maf gene encoding septum formation protein Maf: MAAARSAQAAGADHGRPQPELILASTSSARRTLMDALGLPYRAQKPDFDEHFRLKDPIDLSHELAWGKAKAVATLNPGALVIGSDQVCGFEGEIWGKPRDLDDAREKLQRLSGKTHQLYTAVALLGPKLERVEHDVVSLTMYALDPNELEGYLATREWEGCAGGYRVEERGMALFSKIDGDLNSVRGLPMTLVVRMLRDAGVRFF; the protein is encoded by the coding sequence ATGGCAGCCGCCCGCAGCGCCCAAGCCGCCGGCGCCGATCACGGACGTCCCCAGCCCGAGCTGATCCTCGCTTCCACGTCGTCTGCGCGCCGCACGCTCATGGACGCGCTCGGCCTGCCCTATCGCGCGCAGAAGCCCGACTTCGATGAGCACTTCCGGCTCAAGGACCCCATCGACCTCTCCCACGAGCTCGCGTGGGGGAAGGCCAAGGCCGTCGCGACGCTGAACCCGGGCGCGCTGGTGATCGGGTCGGATCAAGTCTGCGGCTTCGAGGGCGAGATCTGGGGCAAGCCGCGCGACCTCGACGACGCGCGCGAGAAGCTCCAGCGCCTCTCCGGCAAGACGCACCAGCTCTACACCGCCGTGGCGCTGCTCGGACCAAAGCTGGAGCGCGTGGAGCACGACGTCGTCTCGCTCACGATGTACGCGCTGGATCCGAACGAGCTCGAGGGCTACCTGGCCACGCGCGAGTGGGAAGGCTGCGCCGGCGGCTATCGCGTGGAAGAACGCGGCATGGCGCTCTTCTCCAAGATCGACGGCGATCTCAACAGCGTCCGCGGCCTGCCCATGACGCTCGTCGTCCGCATGCTGCGGGACGCCGGCGTGCGCTTCTTCTAG
- a CDS encoding metallophosphoesterase, translated as MAAVADLHCRIDSQGKFRRYLGPAADEADVMCLCGDLCDYGQVEEAEILAEELADIRLPKVAVLGNHDHESDKGAEVMKILTHAGVHFVQGEAWVFDKRVGFAGVKGFGAGFEDATLQAWGEPVTKMFVHESINQALALEMALAKLEASGFKTKIALTHYAPIRATVMGEKPEIFPFLGCSRLAEVIDKMGVVAAFHGHAHRGSLRGQTRGGVPVYNVAMPLLRAQLERRYIVVEVDAPAHGEKAWQPPAAPKPPAPITDVPSPS; from the coding sequence ATCGCCGCCGTCGCCGACCTGCACTGCCGCATCGACAGCCAGGGCAAGTTCCGCCGCTACCTGGGCCCCGCCGCCGACGAAGCGGACGTGATGTGCCTCTGCGGCGACCTCTGCGACTACGGCCAGGTGGAGGAAGCGGAGATCCTCGCCGAGGAGCTCGCCGACATCCGCCTGCCCAAGGTCGCCGTGCTCGGCAACCACGACCACGAGAGCGACAAGGGCGCGGAGGTGATGAAGATCCTCACGCACGCGGGCGTGCACTTCGTGCAGGGCGAGGCCTGGGTCTTCGACAAGCGCGTGGGCTTTGCGGGCGTGAAGGGCTTCGGCGCCGGCTTCGAGGACGCCACGCTGCAGGCTTGGGGCGAGCCGGTCACGAAGATGTTCGTGCACGAGTCGATCAACCAGGCGCTGGCGTTGGAGATGGCGCTCGCCAAGCTCGAGGCGAGCGGCTTCAAGACCAAGATCGCCCTCACCCACTACGCGCCCATCCGCGCCACGGTGATGGGCGAGAAGCCGGAGATCTTCCCGTTCCTCGGATGCTCGCGACTCGCCGAGGTCATCGACAAGATGGGCGTGGTGGCCGCGTTCCACGGGCATGCGCACCGCGGGAGCCTGCGCGGTCAGACCCGGGGCGGCGTGCCCGTGTATAACGTCGCCATGCCGCTGCTCCGGGCGCAGCTCGAGCGGCGGTACATCGTGGTCGAAGTGGACGCCCCGGCCCACGGAGAGAAGGCATGGCAGCCGCCCGCAGCGCCCAAGCCGCCGGCGCCGATCACGGACGTCCCCAGCCCGAGCTGA
- a CDS encoding nucleotidyltransferase: protein MRSHLQMGAAPNPDSASQFAARAQALRALYEAGVPVVVAGAYALREYAGIYRDTKDLDVFCRRRDVDLALAALADAGFRTEISDPVWLAKGFHPCGEFVDVIFSSGNGVADVDDDWFTYARATTVLGVPCLVAPPEEIIWSKAYVLERERYDGADVNHVLKYCADVIDWERLYARFQPHPEVLLSHLLLFRFAFPGLKQKIPDWLLDRLQARAREPAEQGTEDLCRGTILSRCQYDRDLAEGMSDAREAEVPSYRNHHPKLH, encoded by the coding sequence ATGCGGAGCCATCTCCAGATGGGCGCGGCCCCCAACCCCGACTCCGCCTCCCAATTCGCCGCCCGGGCCCAGGCCCTGCGCGCCCTCTACGAGGCTGGCGTGCCCGTGGTGGTGGCCGGCGCGTACGCCCTGCGCGAGTACGCCGGCATCTACCGCGACACCAAGGACCTCGACGTCTTCTGCCGCCGCCGCGACGTGGACCTGGCCCTCGCCGCCCTCGCCGACGCCGGCTTTCGCACCGAGATCTCCGATCCGGTGTGGCTCGCCAAGGGCTTCCACCCCTGCGGCGAGTTCGTGGATGTCATCTTCTCCTCCGGCAATGGCGTGGCCGACGTCGACGACGACTGGTTCACCTACGCGCGCGCGACGACCGTCCTTGGCGTGCCCTGCCTGGTCGCACCGCCGGAGGAGATCATCTGGAGCAAGGCCTATGTGCTCGAGCGCGAGCGCTACGACGGCGCCGACGTGAACCACGTCCTCAAGTACTGCGCCGACGTCATCGACTGGGAGCGGCTCTACGCCCGCTTCCAGCCGCATCCCGAAGTCCTGCTCTCGCACCTCTTGCTCTTCCGGTTCGCGTTCCCGGGGCTGAAACAGAAGATCCCCGATTGGCTGCTCGATCGCCTTCAGGCGCGCGCGCGCGAGCCCGCGGAGCAGGGAACGGAAGACCTGTGTCGCGGCACGATCCTCTCGCGCTGCCAGTACGACCGCGATCTGGCCGAGGGCATGTCCGACGCACGGGAGGCCGAGGTCCCCAGCTACCGCAACCACCACCCGAAGCTGCACTGA
- a CDS encoding serine/threonine protein kinase, with the protein MPSDSHSKSPHSASSSQCTSCGEPMSAEHVCKNPFQNLIGTTIDGRYAVKGILGQGGMGVVFQATQTSMNRDVALKMLHPTLSSTPQFAERFRREAEVVSRLKHPSIISIFDFGQTPQGAFYYTMEMLEGENLKALVKRDGPMSVSRAVNIVEQVGEALSYAHSQGILHRDMKPHNVMCARFKGRDHVKVLDFGLVKMVDEEGGEEHLTTTGQILGTPAYMSPEQAGGDPLDGRSDLYSLGVVLYYLLAGSTPFKASSAHKLLQQAMMNEIPMVATRRKGAPIPGELDMFFRRALAFDKENRPADIESFLAELHASLNGVSQAVLDAVPEGAVAPAPETRTSTGMRRMTGGTGIPVVAEQSVAASSTSKAMLIGGGVGLLAVAGMVGAFFAMKRAPQPEPVPVAVATPQPTPQPVVPAQPTPPPPSANVSVHVVSDPAGAQVFDGATLLGTTPANLLLPRARSAVNLIVKHDGFLPQTQGVDLAGATQPVELTLKLAADPAAATKPDDKSKSHPNGKKQGGKVDVPIFE; encoded by the coding sequence ATGCCCAGCGACAGCCATAGCAAGAGCCCCCACTCGGCGAGCTCTTCACAATGCACCTCCTGCGGCGAGCCGATGTCGGCGGAGCACGTCTGCAAGAACCCGTTCCAGAACCTCATTGGAACGACCATCGACGGGCGCTACGCGGTCAAAGGCATCCTCGGCCAGGGCGGCATGGGCGTGGTCTTCCAGGCCACGCAGACCTCGATGAACCGCGACGTGGCCTTGAAGATGCTGCACCCCACGCTGAGCTCCACGCCGCAGTTCGCGGAGCGCTTCCGCCGCGAGGCGGAGGTGGTGAGCCGGCTCAAGCACCCGTCGATCATCTCCATCTTCGACTTCGGCCAGACGCCGCAGGGCGCGTTCTATTACACGATGGAGATGCTCGAGGGAGAGAACCTCAAGGCCCTCGTGAAGCGCGACGGGCCCATGAGCGTCTCGCGGGCGGTGAACATCGTGGAGCAGGTGGGCGAGGCGCTGTCCTACGCGCACAGCCAGGGCATCCTCCACCGCGACATGAAGCCGCACAACGTGATGTGCGCGCGCTTCAAGGGCCGCGATCACGTGAAGGTGCTCGACTTCGGCCTGGTGAAGATGGTCGACGAAGAGGGCGGCGAGGAGCACCTCACCACCACCGGCCAGATCCTGGGAACGCCCGCGTACATGTCGCCGGAGCAGGCGGGCGGTGATCCGCTCGACGGCCGCTCGGACCTCTACTCGTTGGGCGTGGTGCTCTATTACCTGCTCGCGGGCTCGACGCCGTTCAAGGCCTCGAGCGCGCACAAGCTCCTGCAGCAGGCGATGATGAACGAAATCCCCATGGTGGCCACGCGCCGCAAGGGCGCGCCGATCCCGGGGGAGCTGGACATGTTCTTCCGGCGTGCGCTGGCCTTCGACAAGGAGAACCGGCCGGCGGACATCGAGTCGTTCCTGGCGGAGCTGCACGCCTCGCTGAACGGCGTGTCGCAAGCCGTGCTCGATGCGGTGCCCGAAGGCGCGGTGGCGCCTGCGCCGGAGACCCGGACGTCGACGGGCATGCGGCGGATGACGGGTGGGACAGGCATACCGGTGGTGGCCGAGCAATCGGTCGCGGCGTCGTCGACGTCGAAGGCGATGCTCATTGGCGGCGGCGTGGGGCTGCTCGCGGTTGCGGGGATGGTGGGCGCGTTCTTCGCGATGAAGCGCGCGCCGCAGCCGGAGCCGGTTCCCGTGGCCGTGGCGACGCCGCAGCCGACGCCTCAGCCCGTGGTGCCCGCGCAGCCGACTCCACCGCCGCCGAGCGCGAACGTGAGCGTTCACGTGGTGAGTGATCCTGCGGGTGCGCAGGTCTTCGACGGCGCGACGCTCCTGGGCACGACGCCCGCCAATCTCCTGCTGCCGCGCGCGCGAAGTGCGGTGAACCTGATCGTGAAGCACGACGGCTTCCTGCCGCAGACGCAGGGCGTGGACCTCGCGGGAGCGACGCAGCCGGTGGAGTTGACGCTGAAGTTGGCGGCCGACCCCGCGGCGGCGACCAAGCCCGACGACAAGTCGAAGAGCCACCCCAACGGCAAGAAGCAGGGCGGCAAGGTCGACGTACCGATTTTCGAGTAG
- a CDS encoding c-type cytochrome produces MRFLFAAAVLAGAAPAFADAPDGAAVFSKRCAGCHGADGKGETKVGHKYHVADLSSPAWARKTTPEKAHDTIANGVEGKMPPMKHKLSPEEVDAVTAYVFTLSKAKSK; encoded by the coding sequence ATGCGATTCCTCTTTGCCGCCGCCGTGCTCGCGGGTGCAGCGCCCGCATTTGCGGATGCGCCCGATGGCGCGGCCGTCTTCAGCAAGCGCTGCGCGGGCTGCCACGGCGCCGACGGCAAGGGCGAGACGAAGGTCGGCCACAAGTACCACGTGGCGGATCTCTCCAGTCCCGCCTGGGCCAGGAAGACGACCCCCGAGAAGGCGCACGACACCATCGCCAACGGCGTCGAAGGCAAGATGCCGCCCATGAAGCACAAGCTCTCGCCCGAGGAGGTCGACGCCGTGACGGCGTACGTCTTCACGCTCTCGAAGGCGAAGTCGAAGTAA
- a CDS encoding cob(I)yrinic acid a,c-diamide adenosyltransferase, translated as MRIYTKGGDAGQTGLFGGARVPKSDPRVSAYGDIDELNAVLGIARTLQPPPEVATILGSVQDQLFTLGSELATPEPEKARVAIPRTQEAWSVALEMAIDAIDAELPELRSFILPGGTPSAAQLHLARTVCRRAERNVVALAQHADVPAEVLRYLNRLSDYLFMAARLCNARAKVADVAWKPHP; from the coding sequence ATGCGCATCTACACCAAGGGCGGCGACGCCGGGCAGACCGGCCTCTTCGGCGGCGCGCGGGTGCCCAAGAGCGATCCGCGGGTCTCCGCCTACGGCGACATCGACGAGCTCAACGCCGTCCTCGGCATCGCGCGGACGCTGCAGCCGCCACCCGAGGTCGCGACCATCCTGGGATCCGTGCAGGACCAGCTCTTCACGCTCGGATCCGAGCTGGCCACGCCCGAGCCGGAGAAGGCGCGGGTGGCCATTCCGCGCACGCAGGAGGCGTGGAGCGTGGCGCTGGAGATGGCCATCGACGCCATCGACGCCGAGCTCCCGGAGCTCCGCAGCTTCATCCTCCCGGGCGGGACGCCGTCGGCGGCGCAGCTGCACCTGGCGCGGACGGTGTGTCGGCGGGCGGAGCGGAACGTGGTGGCGCTCGCGCAGCACGCAGACGTGCCGGCCGAGGTGCTGCGGTACCTGAATCGGCTGAGCGACTACCTCTTCATGGCCGCTCGGCTGTGCAACGCGCGAGCGAAGGTGGCCGACGTCGCGTGGAAGCCGCACCCCTAA
- a CDS encoding cupin domain-containing protein, translated as MAKLQGWRLFERRGRFFHVETETAHSQTAVMTLLPGEDGGEEPGGHPGDQVLFVAEGEVVVMTADEEMRARAGTVVVIPPRTPHRVRNVGSTPALLLNVYTPPAY; from the coding sequence ATGGCGAAGCTGCAGGGCTGGCGGCTCTTCGAGCGGCGCGGCCGGTTCTTCCACGTGGAGACGGAGACCGCGCACTCGCAGACGGCGGTGATGACGCTCCTCCCCGGCGAGGACGGCGGCGAGGAGCCTGGCGGCCACCCTGGCGACCAGGTGCTCTTCGTCGCCGAGGGTGAGGTGGTGGTCATGACCGCCGACGAGGAGATGCGCGCGCGTGCCGGAACGGTGGTGGTGATCCCGCCGCGGACGCCGCACCGGGTGCGAAACGTGGGCAGCACGCCCGCGCTGCTGCTGAACGTCTACACGCCGCCCGCGTATTGA
- the queG gene encoding tRNA epoxyqueuosine(34) reductase QueG, with product MRSRARAAGFPAVGFARAEPLDGAALDAWLSQGFAADMAWMAQHRDERLDVTKLLTGAKTVIALGLPFPTQGDGVVARYARGRDYHGILRDRLRKLRKPLQRDFPGLGTYASVDWNPVMEKLWAERAGLGFIGKHSLLIHPKWGSQILLGTLILDAEVDAYDSPLPRQCGACALCLNACPTQAIVAPGVVDARRCLSYQTIENTSAVPEPLREAMKLTVFGCDACQTCCPWNQKPPPPDDGAFRPRPLAQLSAREFAAMSAADYARLVPGSALARAGFDGLRRNALLAIGAQRDLGARELVERLCSDPQPLVRDAAKWAREQLR from the coding sequence CTGCGATCCCGTGCGCGCGCTGCTGGCTTTCCCGCGGTGGGCTTCGCCCGGGCCGAGCCGCTCGATGGCGCCGCGCTCGACGCCTGGCTCTCCCAGGGCTTCGCCGCCGACATGGCCTGGATGGCCCAGCACCGCGACGAGCGGTTGGATGTAACCAAGCTGTTAACCGGCGCGAAGACGGTGATCGCCCTCGGGCTGCCGTTTCCCACGCAGGGCGATGGCGTGGTGGCCCGCTACGCCCGCGGCCGCGACTACCACGGCATCCTGCGCGACCGGCTCCGCAAGCTGCGCAAGCCGCTGCAGCGCGACTTCCCCGGGCTGGGCACCTACGCGAGCGTCGATTGGAACCCGGTGATGGAGAAGCTCTGGGCGGAGCGCGCCGGGCTGGGCTTCATCGGCAAGCACTCGCTGCTCATTCATCCGAAGTGGGGCTCGCAGATTCTGCTCGGGACGCTGATCCTCGACGCGGAGGTCGACGCCTACGATTCGCCGCTCCCGCGCCAGTGCGGCGCGTGCGCGCTGTGTCTGAACGCGTGCCCCACCCAGGCCATCGTTGCGCCGGGCGTGGTCGATGCGCGCCGCTGCCTCTCGTACCAGACGATCGAAAACACCAGCGCTGTCCCCGAGCCGCTGCGCGAGGCGATGAAGCTCACCGTCTTTGGCTGCGACGCGTGTCAGACGTGTTGTCCGTGGAATCAAAAACCGCCTCCGCCGGACGACGGCGCATTCCGTCCGCGGCCGCTGGCGCAGCTCTCGGCGCGCGAGTTCGCGGCGATGAGCGCCGCCGACTACGCGCGGCTCGTGCCCGGTTCGGCGCTGGCGCGTGCGGGGTTTGACGGGCTGCGCCGGAATGCGCTCTTGGCAATCGGGGCGCAGCGCGACCTGGGCGCGCGAGAGCTGGTGGAGCGGCTCTGTTCCGATCCCCAGCCGCTCGTGCGCGACGCGGCGAAGTGGGCGCGCGAGCAATTGCGTTGA
- a CDS encoding DMT family transporter, which produces MDWKRASVYAALIGQVLLSAGTYLTAKVALPSFGPWTLLILRFVIAAPAFVLLLALGPGPALPRGLWSRPGELFALLCGPLNQLLFLAGLVWSTPTHASLLYALTPIGVYVFARVRLNERPSPMKLAGIFVAFLGVALVLAAGYGPPGPARSATLHGDLFILAAVAVWVIYSVEGKRIAQRDGAIQVAGWASLMGLVLSIPAWPWLLPPATLTAAPLHAWLGAIYLGLLTSVVSYVLWYYALRRLEASKVAVFANLQPVATAVLARTIYGEAFDVKLLTGGALVLLGVFVTERG; this is translated from the coding sequence GTGGATTGGAAGCGCGCCAGCGTGTACGCCGCGTTGATCGGCCAGGTGCTGCTCAGCGCGGGCACGTACCTCACGGCCAAGGTTGCGCTGCCATCGTTCGGCCCGTGGACGCTGCTCATCCTCCGGTTCGTGATCGCCGCGCCGGCGTTCGTGCTGCTGCTCGCGCTCGGGCCGGGGCCGGCTCTGCCGCGTGGGCTCTGGTCGCGCCCGGGCGAGCTCTTCGCGCTGCTCTGCGGGCCGCTGAATCAGCTCCTGTTTCTCGCCGGGCTGGTCTGGTCGACGCCGACGCACGCCTCGCTGCTCTACGCGCTCACGCCGATTGGCGTTTACGTCTTCGCGCGGGTACGCCTGAACGAGCGGCCGAGTCCGATGAAGCTCGCGGGGATCTTCGTGGCGTTCCTGGGCGTGGCGCTGGTGCTCGCCGCGGGCTACGGACCACCCGGACCGGCGCGCTCAGCCACGCTGCACGGTGACCTCTTCATCCTCGCGGCCGTGGCGGTGTGGGTGATCTACAGCGTCGAAGGCAAGCGCATCGCCCAGCGCGACGGCGCGATCCAGGTCGCCGGTTGGGCGTCGCTGATGGGGCTGGTGCTGTCGATTCCCGCGTGGCCCTGGCTCCTGCCGCCGGCGACGCTCACCGCGGCGCCGCTCCACGCCTGGCTGGGCGCGATCTACCTGGGTCTTTTGACGAGCGTGGTGTCGTACGTGCTCTGGTACTACGCGCTGCGGCGGCTGGAGGCGTCGAAGGTGGCGGTCTTTGCGAACCTCCAGCCGGTGGCCACGGCGGTGCTCGCGCGCACGATCTACGGCGAGGCCTTCGACGTGAAGCTGCTCACCGGCGGGGCGCTGGTGCTGCTGGGCGTGTTCGTGACCGAGCGCGGCTGA
- a CDS encoding ATP-binding cassette domain-containing protein produces the protein MITLDSLSCSRAPTLEGLSLTLGPGELPAIVGAEAEERAALVELLAGYRSESAGSFILDGHEIPARERRNRVVVLPHKAALTPELTVAEHLRLLARLRGARLDGAVQDKLLAFSKIDKASRRPSDLEFDQRLRLTLGLSVVGRPALVIALDPPTDVGELMPELSAPDRALLLVTDKLQGLEAQVTRVHGLQHGRLSDGITSADSEPGERAFVLRVAPGGPPLETVLATQAGVTVDGLGEGLYRLRVLREVAVAPLIRTLVSRGVTLEAVTPMGERTASRL, from the coding sequence GTGATCACCCTCGATTCGCTCAGCTGTTCGCGCGCGCCCACGCTCGAGGGATTGAGTTTGACGCTCGGACCGGGCGAGCTGCCAGCCATCGTCGGCGCGGAGGCCGAGGAACGCGCGGCGCTGGTCGAGCTGCTCGCGGGATATCGGTCCGAGAGCGCTGGCTCGTTCATCCTCGACGGGCATGAGATCCCGGCTCGGGAGCGGCGCAATCGGGTGGTCGTGTTGCCGCACAAGGCCGCGCTCACGCCCGAGCTCACCGTGGCCGAGCACCTGCGGCTGCTGGCGCGGCTGCGCGGCGCGCGGCTCGACGGCGCGGTGCAGGACAAGCTCCTCGCCTTCTCCAAGATCGACAAGGCCTCGCGGCGGCCGTCGGATCTCGAGTTTGATCAGCGGCTGCGATTGACGCTCGGGCTTTCTGTCGTGGGCCGACCGGCGCTGGTGATCGCGCTGGATCCGCCGACCGACGTGGGCGAGCTCATGCCTGAGCTGAGCGCGCCGGATCGGGCCCTGTTGCTGGTGACGGACAAGCTCCAGGGGCTCGAGGCGCAGGTCACGCGGGTGCATGGGCTGCAGCACGGCCGGCTCTCCGACGGCATCACCTCGGCGGACTCCGAGCCTGGAGAGCGCGCGTTCGTGCTGCGTGTCGCGCCGGGCGGACCGCCGCTGGAGACGGTGTTGGCCACGCAAGCGGGTGTCACGGTGGACGGCCTTGGGGAAGGGCTCTATCGGCTGCGAGTCCTGCGCGAGGTGGCGGTGGCGCCGCTCATCCGTACGCTGGTTTCACGCGGCGTCACGCTCGAAGCGGTGACGCCGATGGGTGAGCGAACGGCATCCCGGCTCTAG
- a CDS encoding CoA pyrophosphatase has product MQPGTAPQTPEARLEALGLALRRRPAGKIWIPDLVLKPAAVLIPLFVRNAELWVLLTQRRADLRAHAGQISFPGGGVDQTDPDPSITALREAEEEVGIPRGQVRLMGQLDEYPTVTFFKISPFVGQITEPHALTPNPSEVAEVIELPLSAFKQPGVHTEEPIPFPYPKLGRFKSITSYQIGRHRVWGVTGAILKQLLEIEATLG; this is encoded by the coding sequence ATGCAACCCGGCACGGCGCCGCAGACTCCCGAGGCCCGCCTCGAGGCCCTCGGCCTCGCGCTTCGACGCCGTCCCGCCGGGAAGATCTGGATCCCGGATCTGGTCCTGAAGCCCGCGGCGGTGCTCATCCCGCTCTTCGTTCGCAACGCCGAGCTCTGGGTGCTGCTCACCCAGCGGCGCGCGGATCTGCGCGCGCACGCGGGGCAGATCTCGTTTCCAGGCGGCGGCGTCGACCAGACGGATCCGGATCCGAGCATCACCGCGCTGCGCGAGGCCGAGGAAGAAGTGGGCATCCCGCGCGGGCAGGTGCGGCTCATGGGCCAGCTCGATGAGTACCCCACGGTGACGTTCTTCAAGATCAGCCCGTTCGTGGGACAGATCACCGAGCCGCACGCGCTGACGCCGAATCCATCCGAGGTGGCCGAGGTGATCGAGCTGCCGCTCTCGGCCTTCAAACAGCCGGGCGTGCACACCGAAGAGCCCATCCCGTTCCCGTATCCGAAGCTGGGACGCTTCAAGAGCATCACCAGCTACCAGATCGGACGGCATCGCGTGTGGGGCGTGACCGGCGCCATCCTGAAGCAGCTTCTGGAGATTGAAGCGACGCTCGGCTAG